In Rhizobium sp. CIAT894, the following are encoded in one genomic region:
- a CDS encoding glycoside hydrolase family 28 protein: MSTPSLVAIEALDSDNTDRLQAAIDSLSASGGGRLELRAGIHICRGLRLRSGVDLHLAAGAILRPVADYAAYAHTTVSVIAEKSDRGMIVARDARRISLTGEGRIEAGCESFIIGDDETVGTFIPAEFRPRVVVFEGCDEVEISSIHVSRSPMWTLHFVDCTDVVVRNVTIENDRRLPNTDGIVLDACRGAVIEDCNISTADDGICLKTSIGPQGVAIGRCENILVRRCSVQSLSCALKIGTETHGDVTNIVFEDCNVSSSNRALGLFSRDGGRISNVRFSRIAVECRETLDGFWGSGEALTVNVVDRVAERPAGAIENLIVEDITGRMEGAITVIAAAPSGIRNIWLRRVAIEQQPGELGTGQSYDLRPTNADLAPKAEGGGRANAWTRGSDGRVIGLERYPGGMPAVYVAGVKGILMNEVRMTRPTPLPQGWNKNDVVFETAASDGSEAWQN; this comes from the coding sequence ATGAGTACTCCCTCCCTTGTCGCAATCGAGGCGCTCGACAGCGACAATACCGACCGTCTGCAGGCGGCGATCGACAGCCTTTCGGCTTCCGGCGGCGGACGCCTGGAGCTCCGGGCGGGTATCCACATCTGCCGGGGGCTCCGGCTGCGCTCCGGCGTCGATCTGCATCTGGCCGCCGGTGCGATCCTGCGTCCCGTTGCCGATTATGCGGCTTATGCGCATACGACCGTTTCCGTGATCGCCGAAAAATCGGATCGCGGCATGATCGTCGCTAGGGATGCGCGGCGGATCAGCCTGACGGGGGAAGGGCGCATCGAAGCCGGCTGCGAGAGCTTCATCATTGGCGACGACGAGACTGTGGGAACCTTCATCCCGGCCGAATTCCGCCCCCGCGTCGTCGTCTTCGAAGGCTGCGACGAGGTCGAGATCAGTTCCATCCACGTCAGCCGCTCGCCGATGTGGACACTGCATTTCGTCGACTGCACAGATGTCGTCGTCCGGAACGTCACCATCGAGAACGACCGCCGCCTTCCCAATACGGATGGCATCGTGCTCGATGCCTGCCGCGGCGCCGTCATCGAGGACTGCAATATATCGACGGCCGACGACGGCATCTGCCTGAAGACCAGCATCGGTCCTCAAGGCGTCGCTATCGGCCGGTGCGAGAACATTCTCGTGCGCCGATGCTCCGTCCAGAGCCTTAGCTGCGCGCTGAAGATCGGCACGGAAACGCATGGCGACGTCACCAACATCGTGTTCGAGGATTGCAATGTCTCCTCCTCCAATCGGGCGCTCGGCCTCTTCTCGCGTGACGGCGGCCGGATATCGAATGTGCGGTTTTCGAGGATCGCGGTTGAGTGCCGCGAAACGCTGGATGGCTTCTGGGGCTCGGGGGAGGCGCTGACCGTCAACGTCGTCGACCGTGTCGCCGAACGGCCGGCGGGCGCGATTGAAAATCTCATCGTCGAGGACATAACCGGGCGTATGGAGGGGGCGATCACCGTCATCGCCGCCGCACCGTCCGGAATCCGAAACATATGGCTGAGGCGCGTTGCCATCGAACAGCAGCCCGGCGAACTCGGCACCGGGCAATCCTACGATCTGCGCCCGACGAATGCCGACCTTGCGCCGAAGGCTGAGGGCGGCGGGCGCGCCAATGCCTGGACCCGAGGCTCGGACGGGCGGGTGATCGGTCTCGAGCGCTATCCAGGAGGAATGCCGGCCGTCTACGTGGCCGGCGTCAAGGGGATACTGATGAACGAGGTGCGGATGACAAGGCCGACACCGCTGCCGCAAGGCTGGAACAAAAACGACGTCGTCTTCGAAACGGCGGCATCTGATGGGAGTGAGGCATGGCAGAACTGA
- a CDS encoding glycoside hydrolase family 88 protein — MNTASVDSAALLTTIDRVATAFSRLKGIKEGLVTGGATSGIQFDEWDWEVGVGLYGFLRRAISTNDQKALQELVAWYSAQIERGIPPRQINSTAPMLPLAILVQHVDRPDFRALVEDWADWLIKELPKTEDGGFQHVVKERLNDGELWDDTLFMACLFLAQAGVLCQRKDWIDEAVYQFVLHTRYLSDPVSGLWYHGWTFNGRHNFANAFWARGNAWITVAIPELFDLVPTLAEKDRRFLSNVLVSQVRSLKAYQRPDGMFTTLLDDPSSPLETSATAGIAYGILRAIDAGILDKSDKVYAERALAAVLAEIDEEGVVHGVSDGTPMGHDLDFYRRIPNLPTPYGQALTMLLLTEVVIENGRRQ; from the coding sequence ATGAACACAGCATCTGTCGATAGCGCCGCTCTCCTGACGACGATCGATCGCGTGGCGACGGCTTTCAGCCGGCTCAAGGGCATCAAGGAAGGTCTCGTGACGGGAGGCGCCACCTCCGGCATCCAGTTCGACGAATGGGATTGGGAAGTCGGCGTCGGCCTCTACGGATTTCTCAGGCGCGCAATTTCTACCAACGACCAGAAAGCGCTGCAGGAACTTGTTGCCTGGTACAGCGCCCAGATCGAACGCGGCATCCCGCCGCGCCAGATCAACAGCACGGCGCCGATGCTGCCGCTCGCAATCCTCGTCCAGCATGTCGACCGCCCGGATTTCCGCGCCCTCGTCGAGGACTGGGCCGACTGGCTCATCAAGGAATTGCCGAAGACCGAAGACGGCGGCTTCCAGCACGTCGTCAAGGAACGCCTCAACGACGGCGAATTGTGGGACGACACGCTGTTCATGGCCTGCCTCTTCCTTGCCCAGGCCGGCGTGCTCTGCCAGCGCAAAGATTGGATCGACGAGGCCGTCTATCAATTCGTGCTCCACACCCGCTATCTCTCCGATCCGGTGAGCGGCCTCTGGTATCACGGCTGGACCTTCAACGGCCGCCACAATTTCGCCAACGCCTTCTGGGCGCGCGGCAATGCCTGGATCACGGTGGCAATCCCCGAACTCTTCGATCTCGTCCCGACCCTCGCCGAGAAGGACCGGCGTTTCCTCTCCAACGTTCTCGTCAGCCAGGTGCGCTCGCTGAAGGCATATCAGCGGCCGGACGGCATGTTCACGACGCTTCTGGACGATCCGTCCTCGCCGTTGGAAACCTCGGCCACGGCAGGCATCGCCTATGGCATCCTGCGCGCCATCGATGCCGGCATTCTCGACAAGAGCGACAAGGTCTATGCCGAGCGCGCGCTTGCAGCGGTGCTGGCTGAGATTGATGAGGAAGGCGTTGTCCACGGCGTCTCCGACGGCACGCCGATGGGCCATGACCTCGATTTCTACCGACGCATCCCGAACCTGCCGACCCCCTATGGCCAGGCACTGACCATGCTGCTTTTGACGGAAGTCGTCATTGAGAACGGCCGCCGCCAATGA
- the ugpC gene encoding sn-glycerol-3-phosphate ABC transporter ATP-binding protein UgpC, which yields MAELKLSTVNKAYGTVKVLHDVELDIKDGEFVVFVGPSGCGKSTLLRVIAGLEEVTEGTVAIGGRDVSALSPAERKIAMVFQSYALYPHMSVRKNLAFGLENLKFKRAEIEARIAEAARMLAIEPYLDRRPKQLSGGQRQRVAIGRAIVREPDIFLFDEPLSNLDAALRVQTRAEITKLHREIKTTMIYVTHDQVEAMTMADKIVVLRAGRVEQVGAPLELFDHPRNLFVAGFLGSPRMNIIKGKVAAITESGIAVDVASGGRIVSDVDPAGIAVGQEVLAGIRPAHFSRSSGQGLPFVVQYHEGLGTETYVYGNLEGQDEQIIIHEAGHFAPHQGDRLVIDADPARVHLFDPKSELAFARRSEQGRR from the coding sequence ATGGCAGAACTGAAACTTTCTACCGTCAACAAGGCATATGGCACGGTCAAGGTCCTGCATGACGTCGAACTCGACATCAAGGACGGCGAATTCGTCGTCTTCGTCGGACCGTCCGGATGCGGCAAGTCGACTCTGCTGCGCGTCATCGCCGGCCTCGAAGAGGTGACGGAGGGCACGGTCGCGATTGGCGGGCGTGACGTCAGCGCGCTCTCGCCGGCCGAGCGCAAGATCGCCATGGTCTTCCAGTCGTATGCGCTCTATCCGCATATGAGCGTGCGCAAGAACCTCGCCTTCGGCCTTGAGAACCTGAAGTTCAAGCGCGCCGAGATCGAGGCGCGAATTGCCGAGGCCGCTCGGATGCTGGCGATCGAACCCTATCTCGACCGGCGCCCGAAGCAGCTTTCGGGCGGCCAGCGCCAGCGCGTGGCGATCGGCCGGGCGATCGTGCGCGAACCCGATATCTTCCTTTTCGACGAGCCGCTGTCGAACCTCGATGCAGCGCTGCGCGTCCAGACCCGCGCCGAGATCACCAAGCTCCATCGGGAGATCAAGACGACGATGATCTACGTCACCCACGACCAGGTCGAGGCGATGACGATGGCCGACAAGATCGTCGTCCTGCGCGCCGGGCGGGTCGAGCAGGTCGGCGCACCGCTCGAACTATTCGACCACCCGCGCAATCTCTTCGTCGCCGGCTTCCTCGGCTCGCCGCGCATGAACATCATCAAGGGCAAGGTCGCAGCCATCACGGAAAGCGGCATCGCCGTCGATGTCGCCAGCGGCGGCCGGATCGTCAGCGATGTCGATCCGGCCGGCATTGCCGTGGGGCAGGAGGTTCTGGCCGGCATAAGGCCCGCGCATTTCTCGCGCTCCAGCGGCCAGGGTCTGCCTTTCGTCGTGCAGTACCACGAGGGCCTCGGGACCGAGACTTACGTCTACGGCAATCTCGAGGGACAGGACGAGCAGATCATCATCCATGAGGCCGGTCATTTCGCACCTCACCAGGGCGACCGGCTCGTGATCGATGCCGATCCGGCACGGGTTCATCTGTTCGATCCCAAAAGCGAACTTGCTTTTGCCCGACGATCTGAACAGGGGAGGCGCTGA
- a CDS encoding TetR/AcrR family transcriptional regulator has protein sequence MAAQKKLTRAEQKALRPLQILDAAFEEFVRNGFAGARVDDIADRVGVTKGTVYVYFETKEKLFEAMIRHFSVPFEELLAITAGLRGSATDRLMSILGLLYDQIAEDRTTRELTRLVISEGQRFPDLIDRHHDQFIAPIIAKIDALILEGAASGEFREIPVEFSDLVVAPILTTTVLRLIFDDRRVPTPNKEAFLRSYFDLLFNGLLAKSP, from the coding sequence ATGGCAGCACAGAAGAAACTCACGCGCGCGGAACAGAAGGCGCTGCGCCCCTTGCAGATCCTCGATGCGGCATTCGAGGAATTCGTCAGAAACGGGTTCGCGGGAGCCCGCGTCGACGACATCGCCGACAGGGTCGGCGTCACCAAGGGCACGGTCTACGTCTACTTCGAAACGAAGGAAAAGCTCTTCGAGGCGATGATCCGTCACTTCTCCGTCCCCTTCGAGGAATTGCTTGCGATCACCGCCGGCCTCCGCGGCAGCGCCACCGACAGACTGATGTCCATTCTCGGTCTGCTCTACGACCAAATTGCCGAAGATCGCACGACCCGGGAGTTGACGCGGCTCGTCATCTCGGAGGGGCAGCGGTTCCCCGATCTGATCGATCGGCACCATGATCAGTTCATCGCGCCGATCATCGCCAAGATCGACGCCCTTATCCTGGAAGGGGCGGCATCAGGGGAATTCCGCGAAATTCCGGTCGAATTTTCCGATCTCGTCGTCGCGCCCATCCTGACGACCACGGTTCTGCGGCTGATATTCGACGACCGCCGTGTGCCCACCCCCAACAAGGAGGCCTTCCTGCGGAGCTATTTCGACCTGCTGTTCAACGGCCTGCTGGCAAAGTCTCCCTGA
- a CDS encoding efflux RND transporter periplasmic adaptor subunit, with product MRTILVATAIVCAAGLASCSDGEGPTKPAARQVGVVVAKSEPLVQGGAITGEVRARVQTDLSFRVSGKIIERLVDVGQSVKAGQVLARIDPEEQKADLDVAAANLQSAEAQQTQAQLAFDRQQSLFRTQVTTRAALDQAQEALLTAQASTKSAQALLETAQDTLTYTELKADADGMITARNAEVGQVAQAAQVVFTLAHDGGRDAVFEVVESAFLRPIDGDGTVNLLSDPAQKITAKVREISPTIDSSTGTVKVKVALSSDAPIPLGAPVVGKFNYAAQDVIQLPWSAITSKHGKPAVWIVDPASSAVSVRVIDVAGYETGSFIVKSGVSAGEVVVTEGTQFLRPAEIVSYVKEASK from the coding sequence ATGAGAACCATTCTGGTCGCCACAGCGATCGTATGCGCCGCCGGTCTCGCATCCTGCAGCGATGGGGAAGGGCCGACCAAACCTGCCGCGCGGCAGGTCGGCGTCGTCGTCGCCAAATCTGAGCCGCTGGTTCAGGGCGGCGCAATTACGGGAGAAGTCCGGGCGCGCGTCCAGACCGATCTGTCCTTCCGCGTCAGCGGCAAGATCATCGAGCGGCTGGTCGACGTCGGGCAATCGGTGAAGGCCGGGCAGGTTCTGGCACGTATCGACCCGGAAGAGCAGAAGGCCGATCTGGATGTGGCGGCGGCCAATCTTCAGTCCGCTGAGGCGCAGCAGACCCAGGCTCAGCTCGCATTCGACCGCCAGCAGAGCCTGTTTCGAACGCAGGTAACGACGCGCGCCGCGCTCGACCAGGCGCAAGAGGCGCTTCTGACCGCGCAGGCATCGACGAAGTCGGCGCAGGCGCTGCTGGAGACCGCGCAGGACACTCTGACCTATACGGAGCTGAAGGCCGACGCCGACGGCATGATCACCGCCCGCAATGCCGAGGTTGGGCAAGTGGCGCAGGCCGCCCAGGTCGTCTTCACCCTTGCCCATGACGGCGGCCGGGACGCCGTTTTCGAGGTGGTCGAAAGCGCATTCCTGCGCCCGATCGACGGCGACGGAACGGTGAACCTTCTGTCGGACCCGGCGCAGAAGATCACGGCGAAGGTTCGCGAGATTTCACCGACGATCGATTCCTCCACCGGCACCGTCAAGGTGAAGGTCGCGCTGTCGAGCGACGCCCCCATTCCGCTCGGCGCTCCCGTCGTGGGGAAATTCAATTACGCTGCGCAGGACGTCATTCAACTGCCCTGGTCGGCCATCACCTCCAAGCACGGCAAGCCGGCGGTCTGGATCGTCGATCCCGCATCCTCTGCGGTTTCGGTGAGGGTAATCGACGTCGCCGGCTACGAAACCGGCAGCTTCATCGTCAAGTCGGGTGTGTCGGCAGGAGAGGTCGTGGTGACCGAGGGGACCCAATTCCTCAGGCCCGCTGAAATCGTGTCTTATGTCAAGGAAGCTTCCAAGTGA
- a CDS encoding carbohydrate ABC transporter permease, whose amino-acid sequence MNPIRFMTRTRRAGRIDITDILSWVWLIGGTLAVLLPVLWAGLSSLKPAAEITRFPPTLLPRAAVEQTVPGFDKPLSLWQVTIDGQQREMAMVRRIGLKAQMVDPANSGPPVSVDVKGITPVQHLTVATENYTDPLTRFSFLTFLKNSVFVTVVATLLTLVVNAMAAFALSKYKFRGDTTVFVIIISTLMIPLAVVMVPAYLVIVGVGLADNLWGVILPTIASPTAVFLLRQYMLTIPDELIEAARVDAASEFCIFWRIILPLTAPALAVLAIFSVLWRWNDFLWPLIVLNSRENFTLQVGLNAFQGEFSVQWHYILAMTFLSLLPVTAVFLFLQKYITTGIAGTGMK is encoded by the coding sequence ATGAACCCGATCCGCTTCATGACGCGCACCCGCCGAGCCGGCCGCATCGACATCACCGACATCCTGTCGTGGGTCTGGCTGATCGGCGGCACGCTCGCCGTGCTCCTACCGGTCCTCTGGGCCGGCCTCTCCTCGCTGAAGCCGGCGGCCGAAATTACCCGCTTTCCGCCGACGCTGCTGCCGCGCGCCGCCGTGGAGCAGACCGTGCCCGGCTTCGACAAACCGCTCAGTCTCTGGCAGGTCACCATCGACGGTCAGCAACGCGAAATGGCGATGGTTCGGCGCATCGGCCTCAAGGCCCAGATGGTCGATCCGGCAAATTCGGGACCGCCGGTCAGCGTTGACGTGAAGGGGATCACGCCGGTGCAGCACCTGACCGTCGCCACTGAGAATTACACCGATCCGCTGACACGCTTCAGCTTCCTGACCTTCCTCAAAAATTCGGTGTTCGTCACCGTGGTCGCGACGCTTCTGACGCTTGTTGTCAATGCCATGGCCGCCTTTGCGCTGTCGAAATATAAATTTCGCGGCGACACGACGGTTTTCGTCATCATCATTTCGACGCTGATGATCCCGCTCGCCGTTGTCATGGTCCCTGCCTATCTCGTCATCGTCGGGGTCGGGCTTGCCGACAATCTCTGGGGCGTCATCCTGCCGACGATCGCCTCTCCGACGGCCGTCTTTCTGCTGCGGCAATATATGCTGACCATACCCGACGAGCTGATCGAGGCGGCGCGCGTCGATGCGGCGAGCGAATTCTGCATCTTCTGGCGTATCATCCTGCCGCTGACGGCGCCCGCGCTCGCGGTGCTGGCAATCTTCTCGGTGCTCTGGCGCTGGAACGACTTCCTCTGGCCGCTGATCGTTCTCAACAGCCGCGAGAATTTCACGCTGCAGGTCGGCTTGAACGCCTTCCAGGGAGAGTTCTCGGTGCAGTGGCACTACATTCTGGCGATGACCTTCCTCAGCCTGCTGCCCGTCACCGCCGTCTTCCTGTTCCTGCAGAAGTACATCACCACAGGTATTGCCGGAACCGGCATGAAGTAA
- a CDS encoding LacI family DNA-binding transcriptional regulator, translated as MERKVNLKDVARDADVSLSTASHALNGTAPLTLEVRERVLDSAKRLGYLDRRRKKATIAALRVLLLAIPDDAAPESDLNLVSWTILNGLRKECERRGIRIVPFVSTGRRIDGAQVRQIALMERADGIVVLNDDQPELIRSLASPDMPVVIVNGEDPAMLVDTVTPENRFGARLGIEHLLALGHRRILHLTWKGRTTIQRRYDGFSDAYFAAQLPMPDDMILEAEGYEPKHGEAAINALLDRDSRMKGATAVFCAADNLALGCLKALADRDIRVPEAISVLGFDDIVPGEFSRPPLSTVSVPTDKLGAAALALIEQRLIANDPQRPAHRLELGCHLVLRGSIAPPRL; from the coding sequence GTGGAACGCAAAGTCAATCTCAAGGATGTCGCGCGCGACGCTGATGTATCGCTGAGCACGGCCTCGCACGCGCTGAACGGTACCGCGCCGCTGACGCTCGAAGTGCGCGAAAGGGTGCTGGATTCGGCCAAACGCCTAGGTTACCTGGATCGCCGACGGAAGAAAGCGACGATTGCGGCGCTGCGTGTCCTGCTTCTCGCCATTCCAGACGATGCCGCGCCGGAAAGCGACCTCAACCTGGTGAGCTGGACGATCCTCAACGGCCTCAGAAAGGAATGCGAACGCCGCGGCATCCGAATCGTGCCCTTCGTCAGCACCGGCCGGCGCATCGACGGTGCCCAGGTCAGGCAGATCGCCCTCATGGAGCGTGCCGACGGCATCGTCGTCCTGAATGACGATCAGCCGGAACTGATCCGCAGCCTCGCCTCCCCCGATATGCCCGTTGTCATTGTCAACGGCGAGGATCCGGCGATGCTGGTCGATACGGTGACACCCGAAAACCGCTTCGGCGCTCGGCTCGGCATCGAGCATCTGCTGGCGCTCGGGCATCGCCGCATCCTGCATCTGACCTGGAAGGGCCGCACAACGATCCAGCGCCGATATGACGGCTTTTCCGATGCCTATTTCGCCGCACAGCTTCCTATGCCCGACGACATGATTCTGGAGGCCGAGGGATATGAGCCAAAGCACGGCGAGGCCGCCATCAATGCGCTGCTCGACCGCGATTCCAGGATGAAAGGCGCCACCGCCGTCTTCTGCGCCGCCGACAATCTGGCGCTCGGCTGCCTGAAGGCCTTGGCCGATCGCGACATACGCGTGCCCGAAGCGATATCGGTGCTGGGCTTCGACGATATTGTCCCCGGCGAATTCAGCCGCCCGCCGCTTTCAACGGTCAGCGTTCCCACCGACAAGCTCGGTGCCGCCGCCTTGGCGCTCATCGAACAGAGATTGATCGCCAACGACCCGCAACGGCCCGCCCATCGCCTGGAGCTCGGGTGCCATCTCGTCCTGCGCGGCAGCATCGCACCACCCCGCCTCTGA
- a CDS encoding sugar ABC transporter permease, whose translation MAAVALLSQAGETAMRVVEAPMNAFERIFGRKRMPWMFLAPNLVLFAIFTFLPIAIAVGYAFTGGTNLFVSERPFVGFDNFRALLSCGNYLQPGTCQESLFWTAVWNTLWFVALNVTATLLVALITALILNRAIFARGFFRAMFFYPVLLSPVVIGLIWKWFLDRNGLLNAFFQMVGVPPEIFLLDVGWSRFFVVVVSVWFHMGFYTLILLAGLQAIPKELYEAASIDAASPRRTLFRITLPLLAPNLLVVFILLMIKSVQIFDEAWVLTNGGGPGTANSFIVQYIYQMAFSSDLRLFGLASAASVLMGLVLLVLTLIQLRLGKRMES comes from the coding sequence ATGGCGGCTGTTGCATTGCTCTCCCAGGCGGGCGAGACGGCGATGAGGGTCGTCGAAGCTCCGATGAATGCGTTCGAGCGCATCTTCGGCCGCAAGCGTATGCCCTGGATGTTCCTGGCGCCGAACCTCGTTCTCTTCGCCATCTTCACCTTTCTTCCGATTGCGATCGCGGTCGGCTACGCCTTTACCGGCGGCACCAATCTTTTCGTCTCGGAGCGGCCCTTCGTCGGCTTCGACAATTTCCGCGCCCTGCTATCCTGCGGCAATTACCTGCAGCCTGGAACCTGCCAGGAATCGCTGTTCTGGACGGCGGTGTGGAACACGCTCTGGTTCGTGGCATTGAACGTCACCGCCACATTGCTGGTGGCGTTGATCACGGCGCTGATCCTCAATCGGGCGATCTTCGCGCGCGGCTTCTTCCGCGCGATGTTCTTCTATCCCGTCCTGCTGTCGCCCGTCGTCATCGGCCTGATCTGGAAATGGTTCCTCGATCGCAACGGGCTGCTGAACGCCTTCTTTCAGATGGTCGGCGTGCCGCCGGAGATCTTCCTGCTCGATGTCGGCTGGTCGCGCTTCTTCGTCGTTGTTGTGTCGGTCTGGTTCCACATGGGTTTTTACACCCTCATCCTGCTCGCCGGCCTTCAGGCGATCCCGAAGGAACTCTATGAGGCGGCCTCCATCGATGCCGCTTCGCCGCGGCGCACCCTGTTCAGGATCACGCTGCCGCTGCTGGCGCCGAACCTGCTCGTCGTCTTCATCCTTCTGATGATCAAGTCCGTGCAGATCTTTGACGAGGCGTGGGTTCTGACCAACGGCGGCGGCCCGGGCACGGCCAACAGCTTCATCGTTCAATATATCTACCAGATGGCGTTCAGCAGCGATTTGCGCCTCTTCGGCCTTGCCTCGGCCGCCTCGGTTCTCATGGGACTGGTGCTGCTGGTTCTCACCCTCATACAGCTGCGCCTCGGCAAGCGAATGGAGTCCTGA
- a CDS encoding ROK family transcriptional regulator codes for MKYVPLNHVATQFLRDTQPARVASRNERDLLRLIWKSPGIERSDLTEPLDLTQQSLHRIVGRLHDRGMIVFSPSETRRPGPPSPELSLCRDWCLTLGISVNVGSIGLCLMGFGEPLENMEIPQIGSSLAAEMARIEAAAEELLARRHAERRDILGVGLAVAGHRMLDTAFNCPLPLAHWSLIDLAPVLGEQLGLPVWVDNVARTAALAEAIFGVGRDVADFAYIAHLHGYGGGLVSGGMPFRGSFGNAGEYSVLFNRQEYDDRPALSLLLQHLHTKGRSDLTLADLKNEALVDWDGVAEWVDRVAPAHNRAINAICAVFDPALIVLGGGFPHSLARMLIDRTEFNNLPRHGVLRDVPSLAVAEVVDAPGAIGAALVPLFETVL; via the coding sequence ATGAAGTACGTCCCTCTCAATCATGTTGCGACGCAATTCTTGCGGGATACGCAACCTGCGCGCGTTGCCTCCCGCAATGAGCGGGACCTTTTGCGGCTGATCTGGAAGTCGCCGGGGATCGAACGCTCCGACCTGACCGAGCCGCTCGACCTCACCCAGCAATCGCTGCACAGGATCGTCGGACGGCTTCACGATCGGGGAATGATCGTCTTTTCCCCATCGGAAACCCGACGCCCCGGACCGCCCAGTCCCGAGCTTAGCCTCTGCAGGGATTGGTGTTTGACGCTCGGCATCTCCGTGAATGTCGGTTCGATCGGCCTTTGCCTCATGGGCTTTGGCGAACCGTTGGAAAACATGGAAATTCCGCAGATCGGATCGTCGCTCGCCGCGGAGATGGCGCGGATAGAAGCGGCGGCCGAAGAGCTTCTTGCCCGTCGGCATGCCGAGCGACGCGATATTCTCGGCGTGGGGCTGGCCGTTGCCGGCCACCGCATGCTGGACACGGCCTTCAACTGCCCTCTGCCGCTTGCTCATTGGTCGTTGATCGACTTGGCACCCGTGCTTGGAGAGCAGCTCGGCCTGCCGGTCTGGGTAGACAACGTGGCCAGAACCGCCGCTTTGGCGGAAGCGATTTTCGGCGTTGGCCGCGATGTCGCGGATTTCGCCTATATTGCGCATCTTCACGGCTATGGCGGCGGCCTCGTTTCCGGCGGAATGCCGTTTCGCGGCAGTTTCGGCAATGCCGGCGAATATTCGGTTCTTTTCAACCGTCAGGAATACGACGATCGCCCTGCGCTCAGCCTCCTGCTTCAACATCTTCATACCAAGGGTCGCTCCGACCTGACGCTGGCGGACTTGAAAAACGAGGCTTTGGTGGATTGGGACGGCGTTGCGGAATGGGTCGACCGCGTCGCGCCGGCACATAATCGAGCCATCAACGCGATCTGCGCAGTCTTCGACCCGGCCTTGATCGTGCTAGGCGGCGGGTTTCCGCATTCGCTGGCAAGAATGCTTATCGACCGGACCGAATTCAACAATCTGCCTCGGCACGGCGTCCTGCGTGACGTCCCCAGCCTTGCGGTGGCTGAGGTCGTCGATGCCCCAGGCGCCATCGGCGCGGCCTTGGTCCCGCTCTTCGAAACGGTTTTGTGA
- a CDS encoding AraC family transcriptional regulator — MVWLRSQKPAYPRERDYGFMPTHEGGDFESMVQAFTTGYGVFGAKPLHNERNFAWATDLRTSGTLTAVHSVFQSSWEIRTLDETPEHLAFYIPHSGSFRLTVGNRTVEGGAGRILMANNHQAGDRVVQGDEHCSDALFLDWKVVRRTLFSLLETPTLDSIDLEPVVDLATPSGRLIGNLAQTVVQGMRNGGPLLSSPLAVSTMSETLADLVIRFGHHRLSGHFEKKKVSAVAPWHVRRAIDYMHANIAEPFTMSMVADQVGISLRALQTGFKAFRGTSPGAYLRTIRLKAVHDQLRDPFNQQTLRDICTTWGFFHPGRFSAIYRSAFGESPRDTRLRAESSPR, encoded by the coding sequence ATGGTATGGTTGAGATCTCAGAAACCGGCTTATCCGCGCGAACGTGACTACGGCTTCATGCCGACTCATGAAGGCGGTGACTTTGAGTCGATGGTGCAAGCCTTTACCACGGGCTATGGGGTCTTTGGTGCGAAGCCGCTGCACAATGAGCGAAACTTTGCCTGGGCGACCGATTTGAGGACAAGCGGAACGCTGACCGCGGTTCATTCGGTTTTTCAGAGCTCCTGGGAGATTCGAACGCTCGATGAAACCCCGGAACACCTTGCGTTCTATATTCCGCACTCAGGATCTTTTCGCCTGACTGTCGGGAATCGGACGGTCGAAGGCGGGGCGGGTCGTATTCTCATGGCCAATAATCACCAAGCCGGTGATCGGGTGGTTCAAGGCGATGAGCACTGTTCGGACGCTCTTTTCCTGGATTGGAAGGTCGTCAGGCGAACGCTTTTTTCTCTCCTGGAAACGCCGACCCTCGATTCGATCGATTTGGAACCCGTCGTGGATCTTGCAACGCCGTCAGGCCGGCTTATCGGCAACCTCGCGCAAACCGTCGTGCAGGGCATGCGCAACGGCGGTCCGCTTCTATCCTCGCCGCTGGCCGTATCGACGATGAGCGAAACGCTCGCCGACCTCGTGATTCGATTTGGCCATCATCGTCTCTCCGGCCATTTCGAAAAGAAGAAAGTATCGGCGGTTGCACCGTGGCATGTCCGGCGCGCCATCGACTATATGCACGCCAATATCGCCGAGCCTTTCACCATGTCGATGGTTGCTGATCAAGTCGGGATTTCACTGCGCGCGCTGCAAACGGGCTTCAAAGCCTTCCGGGGAACGTCGCCTGGCGCCTATCTGCGCACGATCAGGCTGAAAGCCGTTCACGACCAGTTGCGGGATCCCTTCAACCAGCAGACCCTTCGCGACATCTGCACCACGTGGGGCTTCTTTCATCCGGGCAGGTTTTCCGCGATCTATCGCAGTGCCTTCGGAGAAAGCCCGCGCGATACACGCCTGCGGGCGGAGAGTTCGCCGCGCTGA